The following coding sequences are from one Brooklawnia cerclae window:
- a CDS encoding VWA domain-containing protein, with product MVPLISFMHPGRLWLALIAVAIGLLYVVLSQRLRAGGTKGRTRLDLVLPRDPALKRHLSVAAALLSVLSLVVAYAQPQDMTQVPRERATVVITIDVSRSMRAQDVSPSRIEAAQEAAKEFVDMLPTTFNVALVAFSGTASMVSPPTLDREAVKRAIDSLELAPATAVGEGIYTSLDALALAPADPDNPDEPAPGAIVLLSDGYTNIGRDSALAAQAAKDQNVPVYTIAYGTAGGYVYEQGVRVPVPVNHAELARVAQISGGKKYSAESLSDLKNIYQTLARSIGYEQVETEVTARYALLALVFGLLASMGVISLAARWP from the coding sequence ATGGTGCCCCTGATCAGCTTCATGCACCCCGGCCGGTTGTGGTTGGCGTTGATCGCGGTCGCGATCGGTCTGCTGTACGTCGTGTTGTCTCAGCGGCTGCGTGCCGGTGGGACGAAGGGCCGGACGCGGCTCGACCTCGTCCTGCCACGCGATCCGGCGCTCAAGCGGCATCTGTCCGTGGCCGCCGCTCTGCTGTCGGTGCTGTCCCTGGTGGTCGCGTACGCCCAGCCGCAGGACATGACGCAGGTGCCGCGCGAACGGGCGACCGTGGTGATCACGATCGACGTCTCGCGGTCGATGCGTGCCCAGGACGTGTCGCCGAGCCGTATCGAGGCCGCCCAGGAGGCGGCCAAGGAGTTCGTGGACATGCTGCCGACCACGTTCAACGTGGCGTTGGTCGCGTTCTCGGGGACGGCGTCGATGGTCTCGCCGCCCACCCTCGACCGTGAGGCGGTCAAACGGGCCATCGACTCGCTGGAACTCGCTCCGGCGACGGCGGTGGGCGAGGGCATCTACACGTCGTTGGACGCGCTCGCGCTCGCACCGGCTGACCCCGACAACCCTGACGAGCCCGCCCCGGGTGCCATCGTCCTGCTCTCGGACGGGTACACCAACATCGGGCGCGATTCGGCGCTGGCCGCCCAGGCGGCGAAGGACCAGAACGTGCCCGTGTACACGATTGCCTACGGCACGGCGGGCGGTTATGTGTACGAGCAGGGGGTGCGCGTCCCCGTGCCTGTGAACCATGCCGAGTTGGCGCGGGTGGCGCAGATCTCCGGGGGGAAGAAGTACTCCGCGGAGTCGTTGAGCGATCTGAAGAACATCTATCAGACGCTCGCGCGGTCGATCGGCTACGAGCAGGTCGAGACGGAGGTCACCGCGCGGTACGCGCTGCTGGCGCTCGTGTTCGGGTTGCTCGCCTCCATGGGCGTCATCTCCCTGGCGGCGCGCTGGCCGTGA
- a CDS encoding FGGY-family carbohydrate kinase, whose amino-acid sequence MTAAVIGIDVGTSSTKGVLTSLDGTVLATLTRTHDVRRPRPGHVEMAPEIWWDEFCSLSHELLAADPEATVEAVGVSGMGPCVALADDDSTPVRPAILYGVDTRAVAEIEEWTTRLGGDDAIIARCGSVLTTQAAGPKIAWVARHEPDVRARARRLFMPASWLVWNLTGAYVLDHQSASQCTPMYDIEARAWYTPWAEQIAPGIELPRLAWAGDAAGTVSAAAAEATGLPEGIPVTTGTIDAWAEALSVDAHNPGDLMLMYGTTMFFVNTVTEPVRSPSLWGTIGALPDTRNVAGGMATSGAITNWLRDLFGSPDFTELVAEADAAGPGAHGLLMLPYFAGERTPLMDPAARGVVAGLTIDHTRGDLYRAALEATGLAVRHNIEAIEAAGGRIDRIVAVGGGTKGDVWTQIVSDISGRPQVIPRETIGASYGSAWLAACLKAPIPASEWNPPARTLTPRPQNAEGYAELYALYRELYPATASITHRLAARQNAAADR is encoded by the coding sequence ATGACTGCAGCAGTGATCGGGATCGACGTCGGCACCTCCAGCACAAAAGGCGTGCTGACAAGCCTGGACGGCACCGTGCTGGCGACCTTAACGAGAACCCATGACGTTCGGCGGCCACGGCCCGGCCACGTCGAGATGGCCCCGGAAATCTGGTGGGACGAGTTCTGCTCGCTCAGCCACGAACTGCTCGCCGCCGACCCTGAGGCGACCGTGGAGGCGGTGGGCGTCAGCGGCATGGGCCCGTGTGTGGCCCTCGCCGACGACGACTCCACGCCCGTGCGTCCCGCGATCCTCTACGGTGTCGACACACGCGCGGTGGCCGAGATCGAGGAGTGGACGACGCGCCTGGGCGGGGACGACGCCATCATCGCCCGTTGTGGCTCGGTACTCACCACCCAGGCCGCCGGCCCCAAGATCGCCTGGGTGGCCCGGCACGAGCCCGACGTACGCGCCCGCGCCCGGCGCCTGTTCATGCCTGCCAGCTGGCTCGTGTGGAACCTCACCGGTGCCTACGTGCTCGACCACCAGTCGGCCTCGCAGTGCACCCCGATGTACGACATCGAGGCTCGGGCCTGGTACACACCGTGGGCCGAGCAGATCGCCCCCGGCATCGAGCTGCCCCGGCTCGCATGGGCGGGTGATGCCGCCGGGACCGTGTCGGCCGCCGCCGCCGAAGCAACCGGCCTGCCCGAGGGCATCCCGGTCACCACCGGCACGATCGATGCCTGGGCCGAGGCATTGTCCGTCGACGCACACAACCCGGGCGATCTGATGCTCATGTACGGGACGACGATGTTCTTCGTCAACACCGTGACCGAGCCCGTCCGCAGCCCCTCGTTGTGGGGGACGATCGGCGCGCTGCCCGACACCCGCAACGTCGCCGGGGGCATGGCCACGTCCGGTGCGATCACGAACTGGCTCCGCGACCTGTTCGGCTCCCCCGACTTCACCGAGCTCGTGGCCGAGGCGGACGCCGCCGGGCCGGGCGCGCACGGTCTGTTGATGCTGCCCTACTTCGCCGGCGAACGCACCCCGCTGATGGACCCGGCCGCCCGGGGGGTCGTCGCCGGCCTGACGATCGACCACACGCGCGGCGATCTCTACCGGGCTGCCCTGGAGGCCACCGGGCTGGCGGTGCGCCACAACATCGAAGCCATCGAGGCCGCGGGCGGGCGGATCGACCGGATCGTAGCCGTGGGCGGCGGGACGAAGGGTGACGTGTGGACGCAGATCGTCAGCGACATCAGCGGGCGTCCCCAGGTCATCCCACGCGAGACCATCGGCGCCAGCTACGGCAGCGCCTGGCTCGCGGCCTGTCTGAAGGCACCCATCCCTGCGTCCGAATGGAACCCGCCCGCCAGGACACTGACCCCAAGGCCACAGAACGCCGAGGGTTACGCCGAGCTCTACGCCCTGTACCGGGAGCTGTATCCGGCGACCGCGTCCATCACGCACCGGTTGGCCGCACGCCAGAACGCGGCGGCGGATCGTTGA
- a CDS encoding ROK family transcriptional regulator encodes MKTSGIRKRTRRAIYDFIRERGMATKNDIAGALGISLPTVSKYLTHFMEAGLLEQGAKLSSGSNGGRSPIAYACVADGRLAVGVDVTQDRVTCLVVNLERQVLCQRQAHRDFARSDDYFAFVGAEVETLLADAGVDRDRILGVGVAVPGLISETTGQVTYGRVIDNYGITAADFGRHLRFRTRLLHDSDAAGLAEFWPDHGVDNAFYISLSKSIGGSVLINGEIYRGDGEFAGEIGHLRIHQGGRRCYCGQNGCMDAYCNASVLARHADGSLEGFFSRLGDGDDTLSDVWDRYTSDLAQAIHNIRVLFGCTIILGGDVGAHIRDHMTPLRSKVDRLSFLASHSETFLVPCSYTTQPVATGAALYLVDEFRQDLGPGQPRAGGTSGRALRKAVPLASY; translated from the coding sequence ATGAAGACGTCCGGCATCAGGAAACGAACCCGCCGCGCGATCTACGACTTCATCCGCGAACGCGGCATGGCGACGAAGAACGACATCGCCGGCGCTCTGGGGATCAGCCTCCCGACCGTCTCGAAATATCTGACGCATTTCATGGAGGCGGGGCTCCTGGAGCAGGGCGCGAAGCTGTCGTCCGGTTCCAACGGCGGTCGCAGCCCGATCGCGTACGCCTGCGTGGCCGACGGGAGGCTTGCTGTGGGCGTCGATGTCACGCAGGACCGCGTCACCTGCCTGGTCGTGAACCTCGAGCGGCAGGTGTTGTGCCAGCGCCAGGCTCATCGCGACTTCGCCCGGTCGGACGACTACTTCGCGTTCGTCGGCGCCGAGGTGGAGACCCTGCTGGCCGACGCCGGCGTCGACCGGGATCGGATCCTCGGGGTCGGGGTCGCCGTTCCCGGTCTCATCAGCGAGACCACCGGGCAGGTGACCTACGGGCGCGTGATCGACAACTACGGCATCACCGCTGCCGACTTCGGGCGTCACCTCAGGTTCCGCACCCGGTTGCTCCACGATTCGGACGCTGCCGGCCTGGCCGAGTTCTGGCCCGATCACGGGGTCGACAACGCCTTCTACATCAGCTTGTCGAAGAGCATCGGCGGCTCGGTACTGATCAACGGCGAGATCTACCGGGGCGACGGGGAATTCGCGGGAGAGATCGGGCACCTGCGCATACACCAGGGCGGTCGGCGCTGCTACTGCGGGCAGAACGGATGCATGGACGCCTACTGCAACGCGAGCGTCCTGGCGCGGCATGCGGACGGCTCGCTGGAGGGGTTCTTCTCACGGCTCGGTGATGGCGACGACACCTTGTCGGACGTGTGGGACCGGTACACCTCCGATCTCGCCCAGGCCATCCACAACATCCGCGTCCTGTTCGGCTGCACCATCATCCTGGGCGGCGACGTCGGTGCCCACATCCGCGACCACATGACTCCCCTGCGCTCGAAGGTCGACCGGCTGAGCTTCCTGGCCAGCCACTCCGAGACGTTCCTCGTGCCGTGCAGCTACACCACACAACCGGTCGCGACCGGTGCGGCCCTCTACCTCGTGGACGAGTTCCGCCAGGATCTCGGCCCCGGCCAGCCACGAGCGGGCGGCACATCCGGCCGTGCCCTTCGCAAAGCCGTTCCTCTGGCCTCCTACTAG